A region of Macaca thibetana thibetana isolate TM-01 chromosome 20, ASM2454274v1, whole genome shotgun sequence DNA encodes the following proteins:
- the LOC126943981 gene encoding prohibitin 1-like, with product MAAKVFESVGEFGLALVVVGGMLNSALHNVDTGHTAVIFDRFCGVQDIVVGEGTHFLTPWVQKPITLDCCSRPPNVPVITGSKDLQNVSITLSILFRPVASQLPCIFTSIREDYDERVLPSIVTKIFKSVVSRFDAGELITHRELLSRQVSDKFTEPAATFGLILDDVSLTHPIFRKDFTEAATALMILNTTFLLPLSQKSL from the exons ATGGCCGCCAAAGTGTTTGAGTCCGTCGGCGAGTTTGGCCTGGCCTTAGTTGTTGTAGGAGGCATGTTGAACTCTGCCTTACATAATGTGGATACTGGTCACACAGCTGTCATCTTTGACCGATTCTGTGGAGTACAGGACATTGTGGTAGGGGAAGGGACTCACTTTCTTACCCCATGGGTACAGAAACCAATTACCCTTGACTGCTGTTCTAGACCACCTAACGTGCCAGTCATCACTGGTAGCAAAGACTTACAGAATGTCAGCATCACACTGAGCATCCTCTTCCGGCCTGTCGCTAGCCAGCTTCCTTGCATCTTCACCAGCATCAGAGAGGACTATGATGAACGTGTGCTGCCATCCATCGTTACCAAGATCTTCAAGTCAGTGGTGTCTCGCTTTGATGCTGGAGAACTAATCACCCACAGAGAGCTGCTCTCCAGGCAGGTGAGTGACAAGTTCACGGAGCCAGCAGCCACCTTTGGGCTCATCCTGGATGATGTGTCCTTGACACATCCGATCTTCCGAAAGGACTTCACAGAAGCA GCTACAGCCTTGATGATTCTTAACACCACCTTCCTTCTGCCCCTATCCCAGAAATCACTGTGA